GGCATGCACGAGACCGGCTTTCTCCCTCCGGAAGCGTGGAAGCCGCGCATTGCGCCCACGCAATACGACGAGAACGACGCAATGCTGCGCGGCACGGTCCACGATCCTACCGCGCGGCGCATGGGTGGTGTGGCTGGGCATGCTGGTCTGTTCTCAACTGCAGACGATCTCTCCCGCTTCGCCGATGACCTTATGCACGGCCACACGATTCTCAGCGAAGCCGCAGTCGAAAAAATGTCCACGCCGCAGCAGCCTGCCACGGCCGCGAGCTTGCGCGGCCTTGGCTGGGACATCGATTCGCCCTTTGCCAGTAATCGCGGCGAACTACTTCCTGTTGGCTCCTTCGGCCACACTGGCTTTACCGGCACTTCGCTCTGGATCGATCCTGTCACTGACACCTACATCATCCTGCTCACCAACGCGGTCCACCCCAGCGGCCACGGCTCTGTGATCTCGCTACGCACGCGCGTAGCCACCGCTGTCGTGCGCTCGCTCGACCTCACCGCTGGCGAGCGCGAGCAGTATCGCCTCGCGCGCATCACCGGCTACAACGAATCGCTCATGGCCGATCGCAGCTTCACTGTGCGCAACGGCACGGTCAAGACGGGGATCGACTTGCTTGAAGAGCATGCCTTCCGCGAACTGCATCCCGACGCAGCACATCCCGTGCGCATCGGTCTCGTCACCAACCAGACCGGCCTCGATGCCTCAGGCCGCCGTACCATCGACGTGCTCGCGCATGCTCCCGGCCTGCACCTTACTGCCATCTTCAGCCCAGAGCACGGCGTCGCTGGCGCGCTCGACACCACCGCCATCGGCGACTCGCGCGACGCAGCAACCGGAGTGCCGGTCTACAGCGTTTACGGTGACAGCGACGCCAAACGCCGCCCCACCGCCGCTGCACTTGCTGATGTCGATATCCTCGTCTACGACATCCAGGATGCAGGCGTGCGTTTCTATACGTACGAGACGACCCTCGGCTACTTCATTGAGGCTGCTGCAAAGACTGGCAAGGAGATCGTCGTCCTCGACCGGCCAAATCCATTAGGAGGCAGCGTGGTGCAGGGACCCATCTCTGATGCCGGATCGGAATCGTTCGTTAACTATGCACAGATTCCCGTGCGTCACGGCATGACCATCGGTGAACTCGCGCGCTTTGATAACGGCGAGCGCCATCTGGAAGCGAAGCTCACGGTTGTGCCGATGGAAGGCTGGATGCGCGGCGACTGGTTTGACTCGACTGGCCGCGTGTGGACGAATCCTTCGCCCAACCTCCGCAGCCTCACTGAAGAAGCGCTCTATCCTGGCATTGGCATGATCGAGGGCGCGAACATCTCCGTGGGCCGCGGCACAGACATGCCGTTCGAGCTGATCGGTGCACCCTGGATCGATCCTGCCGTGCTGGCCTCCTATCTCAACGCGCGCAGTATTGATGGTGTGCGCTTCGTGCCCATCCGCTTCACACCATCGTCATCCGTGTATGCGAACCAGTTGTGCGGCGGCGTCAACATCCTACTCATCGACCGCGACCGCGTAGACGCGCCGGAACTTGGCCTGGAGATTGCCGCAGCGCTGCTCAGCTTGTATCCCAGCCAGTTCCAGGCTGCGAAGCTCGGCACGTTGATGCGCAACGCCGCCGCGCTAAAGGCGCTGCTCGCAGGCGACGATCCACGCCGCATTGACGAAGACTGGCAGGACGCGAATGTTCGCTTCGCAGCCATCCGCGCAAAATATCTGCTCTATGGAGCCGCCGAGGAATGAGAGCCATGCACATTGCCGCAACTGGAATGAAGACGAAGGCGCTGCTTGCCTGCACGCTGCTGCTGGCCTGGTCGTATCCCGTAGCGCTCGCCGCACCGCCGGCAGCGCTGCATCTCGATCGCAAGGGCGAGCGATGGGCCGCGAAAACACTCCGCCATATGCCGCTTGAAGAGAAGGTCGGCCAGATGATCATGGTCTGGGCCAAGGTTCGCTTCCTCAACGACGCGAGCCCCGAGTACGTCGCGCTGCATGAGGAGATGGACCGCTATCACGTGGGCGGCTTTGGCGTCACCGTTGAGGTGGATGGCGCACAGTTGCTCAAGAGCGAACCGCTCGAAGCTGCCGCACTCACCAATCATCTGCAGCGCGACTCGAAATATCCACTGCTGTTTGCAGCCGACTTCGAGCGCGGCCTTTCCATGCGCCTGAACAGCGCCACCGCCTTCCCGGCCGCCATGGCCTTCGGTGCTGCGGGCAACCCCGAACTGGCCCGCGAGTTTGGCCGCATCAGCGCGCTCGAAACGCGCGCCATCGGCATTCACTGGAACTGGTTCCCCGTAGCTGACGTGAACTCCAACCCGGCCAATCCGATTATTGATACGCGGTCGTTCGGCGAAGATCCATCGATGGTCAGCCGCATGATCGACGCCTACATCGAAGGCGCCCACCAGTCCGGCATGCTCACCACGGTCAA
This DNA window, taken from Acidisarcina sp., encodes the following:
- a CDS encoding serine hydrolase, with amino-acid sequence MGGLLLALVAPAWSAASAQSGTRQPFTDVDAIVQQAVEQGKMPGAVVLIGHHGKVVYRKAYGFRSLEPAQEPMTVDTIFDLASLTKCIATATAVTQLLESGSIKLNDPVAAYLPEFAQNGKGNITVRELLTHYSGLAPDLDLTAPWKGKETAFAMVMASRPVNPPGTRFVYSDINFETLGFLVERVTGELLNEYAARHIFAPLGMHETGFLPPEAWKPRIAPTQYDENDAMLRGTVHDPTARRMGGVAGHAGLFSTADDLSRFADDLMHGHTILSEAAVEKMSTPQQPATAASLRGLGWDIDSPFASNRGELLPVGSFGHTGFTGTSLWIDPVTDTYIILLTNAVHPSGHGSVISLRTRVATAVVRSLDLTAGEREQYRLARITGYNESLMADRSFTVRNGTVKTGIDLLEEHAFRELHPDAAHPVRIGLVTNQTGLDASGRRTIDVLAHAPGLHLTAIFSPEHGVAGALDTTAIGDSRDAATGVPVYSVYGDSDAKRRPTAAALADVDILVYDIQDAGVRFYTYETTLGYFIEAAAKTGKEIVVLDRPNPLGGSVVQGPISDAGSESFVNYAQIPVRHGMTIGELARFDNGERHLEAKLTVVPMEGWMRGDWFDSTGRVWTNPSPNLRSLTEEALYPGIGMIEGANISVGRGTDMPFELIGAPWIDPAVLASYLNARSIDGVRFVPIRFTPSSSVYANQLCGGVNILLIDRDRVDAPELGLEIAAALLSLYPSQFQAAKLGTLMRNAAALKALLAGDDPRRIDEDWQDANVRFAAIRAKYLLYGAAEE